A single Rubrivivax gelatinosus IL144 DNA region contains:
- the tadA gene encoding tRNA adenosine(34) deaminase TadA, translating to MTDTELQHERDLRAMAIALDQAQNAWLVGEVPVGAVIVRPGPEGPQVVATGYNRPITTHDPTAHAEIVALRHAATLLGNYRLPECELYVTLEPCAMCAMALMHARFKRIVYGAPDPKTGAAGSVVDLFADKRLNHHTQIVGGVMAAECGDLLRRFFAERRALAREARAARAIPAGETRELDSWPPTNS from the coding sequence GTGACCGACACCGAGCTGCAGCACGAGCGCGACCTGCGCGCGATGGCGATCGCGCTCGACCAGGCGCAGAACGCCTGGCTGGTCGGCGAGGTGCCGGTCGGCGCGGTCATCGTGCGCCCGGGGCCCGAAGGCCCGCAGGTCGTGGCCACCGGCTACAACCGCCCGATCACGACGCACGACCCGACGGCGCACGCCGAGATCGTCGCCCTGCGCCACGCCGCCACGCTGCTGGGCAACTACCGCCTGCCCGAGTGCGAGCTCTACGTGACGCTCGAACCCTGCGCGATGTGCGCCATGGCGCTGATGCACGCGCGCTTCAAGCGCATCGTCTACGGCGCGCCCGACCCCAAGACCGGGGCCGCCGGCTCGGTCGTCGACCTGTTCGCCGACAAGCGCCTGAACCACCACACGCAGATCGTCGGCGGCGTGATGGCCGCCGAATGCGGCGACCTGTTGCGCCGCTTCTTCGCCGAACGCCGTGCGCTCGCCCGCGAGGCGCGCGCCGCCCGCGCGATTCCGGCCGGCGAGACGCGCGAGCTCGACAGCTGGCCCCCCACGAACTCATGA
- a CDS encoding PAAR domain-containing protein translates to MPRAYVLVGDRTSHGGIVLAGSPATSRDGRAVARLGDAVSCPRKGHGPRTSIVSGDASLLIDGRPAAREGDRCACGARLLASQATTSD, encoded by the coding sequence ATGCCACGCGCCTACGTTCTCGTCGGCGACCGCACGAGCCATGGCGGCATCGTGCTCGCCGGCAGCCCGGCGACGAGCCGCGACGGCCGTGCCGTCGCCCGGCTCGGCGACGCCGTCAGTTGTCCGCGCAAGGGCCACGGCCCGCGCACGAGCATCGTCTCCGGCGACGCCAGCCTGCTGATCGACGGCCGGCCGGCGGCACGCGAGGGCGACCGCTGCGCCTGCGGCGCACGCTTGCTCGCCTCGCAGGCGACGACGAGCGACTGA
- a CDS encoding M15 family metallopeptidase — MSSPVVLAAVLLYFAFVSLVLGLIMLPSWQDRAADLLARVRRRPPPPPAAPRPPNVLQAALDAEPLSPRLGLLALLTAAVVAAGPITTLMLHEPPAETAPAPAATAGVAPAALADAAAPRAVPTPTLWMREPLPPPAGTSTDIDRDWARLQPQFRHRLLTLLDIARERHGYEVVLLEGYRSPARQAQLAALGPATTLATPERSRHQAGLAADLAFVREGRLLLSERDPWTLQAYRHLGEIATTLGLQWGGEWSSLRDLGHVEWRGPARPAEPPAAVPVLASAR, encoded by the coding sequence ATGTCCAGTCCGGTCGTCCTCGCCGCGGTCCTGCTGTACTTCGCCTTCGTCAGCCTCGTGCTGGGGCTGATCATGCTGCCGAGCTGGCAGGACCGCGCGGCCGACCTGCTGGCCCGTGTCCGCCGACGGCCGCCGCCTCCGCCGGCCGCGCCCCGCCCGCCCAACGTCCTGCAGGCGGCGCTGGACGCCGAGCCGCTGAGCCCGCGCCTGGGCCTGCTGGCGCTGCTGACCGCGGCGGTCGTCGCCGCAGGGCCGATCACGACGCTGATGCTGCACGAGCCCCCTGCCGAGACCGCGCCGGCGCCGGCTGCCACGGCCGGGGTCGCGCCGGCCGCCCTGGCTGACGCGGCAGCGCCGCGGGCAGTGCCGACGCCGACGCTCTGGATGCGCGAGCCCTTGCCGCCGCCGGCGGGCACGAGCACCGACATCGACCGCGACTGGGCCCGGCTGCAGCCGCAGTTCCGCCACCGCCTGCTGACGCTGCTGGACATCGCCCGCGAACGTCACGGCTACGAGGTCGTGCTGCTGGAGGGCTACCGCAGCCCGGCGCGCCAGGCGCAACTGGCCGCGCTCGGCCCGGCGACGACGCTGGCGACGCCCGAGCGCAGCCGGCACCAGGCGGGCCTGGCCGCCGACCTCGCCTTCGTGCGCGAAGGCCGGCTGCTGCTGTCCGAACGCGACCCGTGGACGCTGCAGGCCTATCGCCATCTCGGCGAGATCGCCACCACGCTCGGGCTGCAGTGGGGCGGCGAATGGAGTTCGCTGCGCGACCTCGGCCATGTCGAATGGCGCGGGCCGGCACGCCCGGCCGAGCCACCGGCTGCCGTGCCGGTGCTGGCCTCGGCCCGTTGA
- a CDS encoding OmpA family protein, whose amino-acid sequence MKRTVLTTVLLVAGGLGSASAAPVLLEGVVPDEATRQAIVTRATAVFGAVAVEDRLRVGPVAAPPGGRDGLLRLLDPALRQVRDGHLEWRPGALRIEGVVADEAARRELLQTLAAAGVTPTDGLRLRGSDAGVEFEPGSARLTAPAQRQLDAVAARLAAMPAQRLAIVGHTDDAGSAEANLALSLQRAEAVRSYLADHGVEPRRLDVRGAGAAEPRADNTTPEGRARNRRIELRAVD is encoded by the coding sequence GTGAAGCGCACCGTCTTGACGACAGTCTTGCTCGTCGCGGGCGGCCTGGGCTCGGCCTCGGCAGCTCCGGTGCTGCTGGAAGGCGTCGTGCCCGACGAAGCCACCCGACAGGCCATCGTGACCCGTGCGACGGCGGTCTTTGGCGCCGTGGCGGTCGAGGACCGGCTGCGCGTCGGCCCAGTGGCTGCGCCTCCCGGCGGGCGCGACGGGCTGCTGCGGCTGCTGGACCCGGCGCTGCGTCAGGTGCGCGACGGCCACCTGGAATGGCGCCCCGGTGCGCTGCGCATCGAAGGCGTGGTCGCCGACGAGGCCGCGCGGCGCGAGCTGCTGCAGACACTCGCCGCCGCGGGCGTGACGCCCACCGACGGGCTGCGCCTGCGCGGCAGCGACGCCGGCGTGGAGTTCGAGCCAGGCAGTGCGCGTCTGACCGCCCCGGCGCAGCGCCAGCTCGACGCCGTCGCGGCGCGGCTGGCCGCGATGCCGGCGCAGCGCCTGGCGATCGTCGGCCACACCGACGATGCCGGCAGCGCCGAGGCCAACCTCGCGCTGTCGCTGCAGCGCGCCGAAGCCGTGCGCAGCTACCTCGCCGACCACGGCGTCGAGCCCCGGCGCCTGGACGTCCGAGGTGCCGGCGCCGCCGAGCCGCGCGCCGACAACACCACGCCCGAGGGCCGGGCGCGCAACCGGCGCATCGAGCTGCGCGCGGTGGACTGA
- a CDS encoding serine hydrolase family protein, giving the protein MNTTTLRIRRPLALAILVTVSGCGGGGGGGGGSSDGTPTLAQRIAAAQSVAQTSTDCQQIRPFYWEIGDGTGALVSGSFAGPLLTIEADTTLPIASASKWIYGSYVVQSQAGVLSDQDIKFLNFRSGYTNFSHCGSDTTVASCLDVEGRNGGTNGDYVAENDGYFVYSGGHMQKHASTNPALAGLDAAGLATEMRRVLGTDITMSYSGPQLAGGVETSASDYARFLRKILNGTLPYERAALGAHPVCVDPATCPQAKFTPSPDGEQWHYSIGHWVEDDPTVGDGAFSSPGAFGFYPWIDNSKTWYGVVARVSLVSDSDVSVAVDSVRCGREIRAAWLKPNTQ; this is encoded by the coding sequence ATGAACACCACCACGCTTCGCATCCGCCGCCCGCTCGCGCTGGCGATCCTGGTGACCGTGTCCGGCTGCGGGGGCGGTGGTGGCGGGGGCGGTGGCAGTTCCGATGGCACGCCGACGCTGGCCCAGCGCATCGCCGCGGCGCAGTCGGTGGCGCAGACGTCCACCGACTGCCAGCAGATCCGCCCGTTCTACTGGGAGATCGGCGACGGCACCGGCGCCCTGGTGTCCGGCAGCTTCGCCGGGCCGCTGCTGACGATTGAGGCCGACACGACGCTGCCGATCGCGTCGGCGTCGAAGTGGATCTACGGCAGCTACGTCGTGCAGTCCCAGGCCGGCGTGCTGAGCGACCAGGACATCAAGTTCCTCAACTTCCGCAGCGGCTACACCAACTTCAGCCACTGCGGCTCGGACACGACGGTCGCCAGCTGCCTGGACGTCGAGGGCCGCAATGGCGGCACCAACGGCGACTACGTCGCCGAGAACGACGGCTACTTCGTCTACAGCGGCGGCCACATGCAGAAGCATGCGTCGACGAACCCGGCGCTGGCCGGCCTGGATGCCGCGGGGCTGGCCACCGAGATGCGCCGCGTGCTCGGCACCGACATCACGATGTCCTACTCCGGCCCGCAGCTGGCCGGTGGCGTCGAGACCAGCGCCAGCGACTACGCGCGCTTCCTGCGCAAGATCCTGAACGGCACGCTGCCTTACGAGCGCGCGGCGCTGGGCGCGCACCCGGTCTGCGTCGACCCGGCGACCTGCCCGCAAGCCAAGTTCACGCCCTCGCCGGACGGCGAGCAGTGGCACTACTCGATCGGCCACTGGGTCGAGGACGATCCGACGGTCGGCGACGGCGCCTTCAGCAGCCCGGGCGCCTTCGGCTTCTATCCCTGGATCGACAATTCCAAGACCTGGTACGGTGTCGTCGCGCGCGTGTCGCTGGTGTCCGATTCCGACGTTTCGGTGGCCGTCGACTCGGTGCGCTGCGGCCGCGAGATCCGCGCCGCCTGGCTGAAACCCAATACCCAGTGA
- the tagF gene encoding type VI secretion system-associated protein TagF, which yields MNARLNLVAEAGTLQAVCFGKLPSLPDFVPGARRPRLSAWIDRWVSPALDAAADDPHWKRLYDDAPGLDFAVLGPGTPAAVAGHLRPSVDACGRRFPFVVAVQCDSVTPRQRLARAPLVFARLWARCADAAQRAAGPAGRSAASASENELETLRLPAPCDYDAACADHAALETLAGLERRLRAAHPAVDLRAALLALGALLQPLARRGSPPPARGLSLPLPAAAADQAVVAAWWTTLVADLLAPAGQDWLLMRPGGGRGPAPRLLVELAGATPAALSACWDPQRLAARYIDLAAPDWAEAVAGRDERTRRLGAYLAHDSLSLALAAASWREAFEEARW from the coding sequence ATGAACGCGCGCCTGAACCTCGTCGCCGAGGCCGGCACGCTGCAGGCCGTGTGCTTCGGCAAACTGCCGTCGCTGCCCGACTTCGTGCCCGGCGCACGCCGACCGCGGCTGTCGGCCTGGATCGACCGCTGGGTCAGCCCGGCGCTGGATGCGGCCGCCGACGATCCGCACTGGAAGCGCCTGTACGACGACGCGCCGGGGCTGGACTTCGCCGTGCTCGGACCGGGCACGCCGGCCGCGGTGGCCGGCCACCTGCGGCCCAGCGTCGACGCCTGCGGCCGCCGCTTCCCCTTCGTCGTCGCGGTGCAGTGCGACAGCGTGACGCCGCGGCAGCGGCTGGCGCGCGCGCCGCTGGTGTTCGCGCGGCTGTGGGCGCGCTGTGCCGACGCGGCGCAGCGCGCCGCCGGACCGGCCGGGCGCAGCGCCGCCAGCGCCAGCGAAAACGAACTCGAGACACTGCGCCTGCCCGCGCCGTGCGACTACGACGCCGCCTGCGCCGACCACGCGGCGCTCGAAACACTCGCCGGCCTGGAACGCCGCCTGCGGGCGGCGCACCCGGCGGTGGACCTGCGCGCGGCGCTGCTCGCGCTGGGCGCGCTGCTGCAGCCGCTGGCACGGCGCGGCAGCCCGCCTCCGGCACGTGGGCTGAGCCTGCCGCTGCCTGCCGCGGCGGCCGATCAAGCGGTCGTCGCCGCCTGGTGGACCACGCTGGTCGCCGACCTGCTCGCCCCCGCCGGTCAGGACTGGCTGCTGATGCGCCCAGGCGGCGGCCGCGGGCCGGCGCCGCGCCTGCTGGTCGAGCTGGCCGGCGCCACGCCGGCGGCGCTCTCGGCCTGCTGGGACCCGCAGCGCCTCGCCGCTCGCTACATCGACCTCGCGGCGCCCGACTGGGCCGAGGCGGTGGCCGGGCGGGACGAGCGCACGCGCCGGCTCGGCGCCTACCTCGCGCACGACTCGCTGTCGCTGGCGCTGGCCGCTGCGAGCTGGCGCGAGGCCTTCGAGGAGGCCCGCTGGTGA
- the tssM gene encoding type VI secretion system membrane subunit TssM: protein MAAITRIVWRRLAATAAVLLLAAGAGLAVHAAGFGAIAVAAVMAAVLAASALVWMLARRRSLRGAEGLEQALLPPGQDTDHDSGRDALARGLHDAVRRLRASPLGQAHGREALYALPWYVLVGESAAGKSSAVRAAGLGLGPEDTGLHGVGGTRHCDWFFGAEAIVLDTAGRYAVQREDRGEWLAFLDLLRRARPRAPIDGVVVVASAAELATQPADALIALARRLRERVHELGERLAVAMPVYLVFTKLDRVAGFEAFFADAEPGERERVWGATLSCRDAGGADAATRFELACTELEHGLRDRALARLGGSAGPAAPELLGFPLEFAALRPALRSFVATLFDDDPYHLRPLLRGFYFTSAEQPGTAAPRATEAAARRFVLPPPDTAAAGTPASRSASRPFFLAQFFARVLGADRGLVRRQISPRRRRLQRAGYALALVAVAGTLGALSAAYLEERRLVARTATELLQASASQRSAEDLGSRLQALEGLQRQLQALAAEPGLGLGLQQRGALERRLRADYYAGLKVLMLDPVGASLEQDLEARQRASAPDGDTQPAYDTLKAYLMLGDPTHREPVALGEAIARHWRSWLEARRGALPEDELLKRSQAIAAFAVAQAGDPAFPRLEPRAALVDATRRQLRTARQQRPPQERVFDEIRARAAARFAAIGLDTMAGPDAAKAGLQGGTLVSGAFTLEAWRGSIEPAIREAAEGALQRRDWVLDAGTQDDLTLSGSPQQIRQVLAERYRREHAAAWQRFAEGVSVPPFRDLADAVQRLERLADPSASPLARVVSEIARQSALDEPGPAAAPQDGPGGWMRSVWAATTTPASTSASSPDGAASVLAGFAGLQRGGDAAAPLGRYLQALAQVRSRLQTLVRQGDAGPGARAMLAATLADSPESELATALRLTDELLAAVPAGPRATLRPLLLRPLQASAAVLVAPAEAELNRRWMQEVHEPFVRGLSGKYPFDPASRVEAGADEIARIFGPEGSLARYVQTTLGPLVTRRGDGYEALRRGELGIRLRPELARGLPAWQAAAAAVGGPSAGAATAFQIRPLPSAGLVEYTLEIDGQALRYRNAAAGWADFVWPHAGAPAGVRIRGTTADGTTVSFVDAAGSFGLDRAFELAQRTRLPDGGTELAWTQDGHTLRVRLRVVRAADPAAAPGAWRGLRLPALVAGDSSATPGPVNSVAAAMR from the coding sequence ATGGCGGCGATCACGCGCATCGTTTGGCGTCGGCTGGCCGCGACTGCCGCCGTGCTGCTGCTGGCCGCCGGCGCCGGCCTGGCGGTCCACGCCGCGGGCTTCGGCGCCATCGCCGTCGCCGCCGTGATGGCCGCGGTGCTGGCAGCGTCGGCCCTCGTCTGGATGCTCGCTCGGCGGCGCAGTCTCCGCGGCGCCGAAGGCCTGGAGCAGGCCCTGCTGCCGCCCGGTCAAGACACCGACCACGACAGCGGCCGCGACGCGCTGGCCCGAGGGCTGCACGACGCCGTGCGGCGCTTGCGCGCCTCGCCGCTGGGCCAGGCGCACGGCCGGGAGGCGCTCTACGCCCTGCCCTGGTACGTGCTCGTGGGCGAGTCCGCGGCCGGCAAGAGCAGCGCGGTGCGCGCGGCCGGGCTGGGCCTCGGGCCCGAGGACACCGGCCTGCACGGCGTCGGCGGCACGCGCCACTGCGACTGGTTCTTCGGCGCCGAAGCGATCGTGCTCGACACCGCCGGCCGCTACGCCGTCCAGCGCGAGGACCGCGGCGAATGGCTGGCGTTCCTCGACCTGCTGCGACGGGCGCGGCCCCGAGCGCCGATCGACGGCGTCGTCGTCGTCGCCAGCGCCGCCGAGCTGGCCACGCAGCCCGCCGACGCCTTGATCGCGCTGGCACGCCGGCTGCGCGAGCGCGTGCACGAGCTCGGCGAACGCCTCGCGGTGGCGATGCCGGTCTACCTCGTCTTCACCAAGCTCGACCGGGTGGCCGGATTCGAGGCTTTCTTCGCCGACGCCGAACCCGGCGAACGCGAGCGCGTCTGGGGCGCGACGCTGTCTTGCCGCGACGCCGGCGGCGCCGACGCGGCCACACGTTTCGAGCTGGCCTGCACCGAGCTCGAGCACGGCCTGCGCGACCGGGCGCTGGCCCGGCTGGGCGGCAGCGCCGGCCCGGCGGCACCCGAGCTGCTGGGCTTCCCGCTCGAGTTCGCTGCGCTGCGGCCGGCGCTGCGCAGCTTCGTCGCCACGCTGTTCGACGACGACCCGTACCACCTGCGCCCGCTGCTGCGGGGCTTCTACTTCACGAGCGCCGAACAACCCGGCACGGCCGCCCCGCGGGCGACCGAAGCGGCGGCACGCCGCTTCGTGCTGCCGCCGCCGGACACGGCCGCCGCCGGCACCCCGGCGTCACGGTCGGCGTCGCGTCCCTTCTTCCTCGCCCAGTTCTTCGCCCGCGTGCTGGGCGCCGACCGGGGCCTGGTGCGCCGCCAGATCTCGCCCCGCCGCCGCCGGCTGCAACGCGCCGGCTACGCGCTGGCGCTGGTCGCGGTGGCCGGCACGCTGGGCGCGCTGAGCGCGGCCTACCTGGAGGAGCGCCGCCTGGTCGCCCGCACCGCCACCGAACTCTTGCAGGCGAGCGCGTCGCAACGCAGCGCCGAGGACCTCGGTTCGCGTCTCCAGGCGCTGGAAGGGCTGCAGCGCCAGCTCCAAGCGCTGGCCGCCGAACCCGGTCTGGGTCTGGGGCTGCAGCAGCGCGGCGCGCTCGAACGCCGGCTGCGCGCCGACTACTACGCCGGGCTGAAGGTCCTGATGCTCGACCCCGTGGGCGCGTCGCTGGAGCAGGACCTGGAGGCCCGGCAGCGCGCTTCGGCACCCGACGGCGACACGCAGCCCGCCTACGACACGCTGAAGGCCTACCTGATGCTCGGCGACCCGACCCACCGCGAACCGGTGGCGCTGGGCGAGGCCATCGCACGCCACTGGCGTTCGTGGCTGGAGGCCCGGCGCGGCGCCCTGCCCGAGGACGAACTGCTGAAGCGCTCGCAGGCCATCGCCGCCTTCGCCGTCGCCCAGGCCGGCGATCCGGCGTTCCCCCGCCTGGAGCCGCGCGCCGCGCTGGTCGACGCCACGCGGCGCCAGCTGCGCACGGCACGGCAGCAGCGTCCGCCGCAAGAGCGTGTCTTCGACGAGATCCGCGCGCGCGCAGCGGCACGTTTCGCGGCCATCGGCCTGGACACGATGGCCGGGCCCGACGCCGCCAAGGCCGGCCTCCAAGGCGGCACGCTGGTGTCCGGAGCCTTCACGCTCGAAGCCTGGCGCGGCAGCATCGAACCCGCGATCCGCGAAGCCGCAGAAGGTGCGCTGCAGCGCCGCGACTGGGTGCTCGACGCCGGCACCCAGGACGACCTGACGCTGAGCGGCAGCCCGCAACAGATCCGCCAGGTTCTGGCCGAGCGCTACCGGCGCGAACACGCCGCCGCCTGGCAGCGCTTCGCCGAGGGCGTGTCGGTGCCACCGTTCCGCGACCTGGCCGACGCCGTGCAGCGCCTGGAGCGGCTGGCCGATCCCTCGGCCTCGCCGCTGGCCCGGGTGGTCAGCGAGATCGCCCGCCAATCGGCGCTGGACGAGCCAGGCCCGGCCGCCGCGCCCCAAGACGGGCCGGGAGGCTGGATGCGCTCGGTCTGGGCGGCCACCACCACGCCGGCGTCCACCAGCGCAAGCTCGCCCGACGGGGCCGCATCCGTTCTGGCGGGCTTCGCCGGGCTTCAGCGCGGCGGCGACGCAGCGGCACCGTTGGGGCGTTATCTGCAAGCCCTGGCCCAGGTGCGCAGCCGCCTGCAAACCCTCGTGCGCCAGGGTGATGCCGGCCCGGGGGCGCGTGCGATGCTGGCCGCCACCCTCGCCGACAGCCCGGAGTCCGAGCTGGCCACGGCACTGCGGCTCACCGACGAGTTGCTGGCGGCCGTCCCGGCCGGGCCGCGCGCGACGCTGCGGCCCCTGCTGCTGCGCCCGCTGCAGGCCAGCGCCGCCGTGCTCGTCGCCCCGGCAGAAGCCGAACTCAACCGGCGCTGGATGCAGGAGGTGCACGAGCCCTTCGTGCGCGGCCTGAGCGGCAAGTACCCCTTCGACCCGGCCTCGCGCGTCGAGGCCGGCGCCGACGAGATCGCGCGCATCTTCGGCCCCGAAGGCAGCCTCGCGCGCTATGTCCAGACCACGCTCGGGCCGCTGGTCACGCGCCGCGGCGACGGCTACGAAGCGCTGCGCCGGGGCGAACTCGGCATCCGGCTGAGGCCGGAACTCGCGCGCGGGCTGCCGGCCTGGCAGGCGGCCGCCGCCGCGGTGGGCGGCCCGTCGGCCGGCGCAGCGACGGCCTTCCAGATCAGGCCGCTGCCCAGCGCCGGCCTCGTCGAGTACACGCTGGAGATCGACGGCCAGGCGCTGCGCTACCGCAACGCGGCCGCCGGCTGGGCCGATTTCGTCTGGCCGCATGCCGGGGCGCCGGCGGGCGTGCGCATCCGCGGCACCACGGCCGACGGCACGACGGTGAGCTTCGTCGACGCTGCCGGCAGCTTCGGCCTGGACCGCGCGTTCGAGCTGGCGCAGCGCACGCGGCTGCCCGACGGCGGCACCGAACTCGCCTGGACGCAGGACGGCCACACGCTGCGTGTGCGGCTGCGTGTCGTGCGCGCGGCCGACCCCGCCGCCGCACCCGGCGCCTGGCGCGGCCTACGGCTGCCGGCCCTGGTCGCCGGGGACTCTTCGGCCACGCCCGGCCCCGTGAACTCCGTCGCGGCGGCGATGCGATGA
- a CDS encoding type VI secretion system Vgr family protein has translation MNAAMPRFWLDAPQLPAGLEVEAWAADDALGRPGEMELLCLASDPGLDPAAMLGRPLALVGTGLDGPPWRRCGHVVQARAEDGDGGLFHYRLRACGWLALLEHGLHSRLWLQRSLGEILADVFRPYRALARWQMSGGTESDDTRADVVVQYRERDLDFVLRLLATQGRVLRLDAATDTVHVLTDTTDEAQCPQDTRSARRGALPQRRPGPLCGDEAVTALSRTTRLPPRGLVTSAADPLAARVLGAALATGGPLPPSRWMAGEAEFHDGDAAQRRLVLAFEAARAQQRCWQGRSTVRSLAPGTWMRLDGGEALPPLLVTRVRQAGINDRLRADPLAWPLEVPWLDAPLREAAWAGGYANAFDAVERARPWRPAVPPSPRVPGLLQAEVVGRDGDPPGALAADAHGRLRVRLDFQVAGVSADATWTGAATGWLRVVQPWGGAGVAAQWLPRVGQRVVVGFLDGDARRPVVLAGVHDGIGEGGVPPTPGGRAAAPQSKPPAGEDHRAAGQGNLVAGAHAPPWHGGSPAPLDAGGQANAAAMTGWCSRELGGEGGNQLVFDDSDGALRVQLVSSQAGTQLNLGSLVHQAGNRRGSLRGRGFELRTDAAGALRAAHGLLLSACLAPPSAAAADNAAGGASARALLRLAQTLAQAASTHRAAALGAQEPAGGRGLQPACDALQPGAGGEHAAAIAAYAPGGVTATAASQVEVAAGTLTQAAGQDLALACAAAGGVQAHGRIAVVAGATAGGADDGASGLEVSAAGGFELRAEAGDAALESRDALVLQSESAGVELRAARRLVLAVEGGAGIVLEGGAMRLECPGTLRVEASERRFVGPR, from the coding sequence GTGAACGCCGCCATGCCGCGCTTCTGGCTGGACGCACCGCAGCTGCCCGCCGGTCTCGAGGTCGAGGCCTGGGCGGCCGACGACGCGCTGGGCCGGCCCGGCGAGATGGAGCTGCTGTGCCTGGCGTCCGACCCTGGGCTGGACCCGGCGGCGATGCTCGGACGCCCGCTCGCCCTGGTCGGCACCGGCCTGGACGGCCCGCCCTGGCGGCGCTGTGGCCATGTCGTGCAGGCGCGCGCCGAAGACGGCGACGGTGGCCTCTTCCACTACCGCCTGCGGGCGTGCGGCTGGCTGGCGCTGCTGGAGCACGGCCTGCACAGCCGCCTGTGGCTGCAGCGCAGCCTGGGCGAGATCCTGGCCGACGTGTTCCGGCCTTATCGGGCGCTGGCGCGCTGGCAGATGTCCGGGGGCACGGAATCGGACGACACGCGCGCGGACGTCGTCGTCCAGTACCGCGAGCGCGACCTCGACTTCGTGCTGCGCCTGCTCGCCACCCAGGGAAGGGTGCTGCGCCTTGATGCCGCGACCGACACCGTGCATGTGCTGACCGACACCACGGACGAAGCCCAGTGCCCGCAGGACACCCGCTCGGCACGCCGCGGCGCGCTGCCGCAGCGCCGGCCCGGCCCGCTCTGCGGCGACGAGGCGGTGACGGCCTTGTCGCGCACGACGCGCCTGCCGCCCCGCGGCCTGGTGACGTCGGCCGCCGACCCGCTGGCGGCACGTGTGCTGGGTGCCGCCCTGGCGACGGGTGGGCCGCTGCCTCCGTCACGCTGGATGGCCGGTGAAGCCGAGTTCCACGACGGTGACGCGGCGCAGCGGCGTCTCGTGCTGGCCTTCGAGGCCGCCCGTGCGCAGCAGCGCTGCTGGCAGGGCCGCAGCACGGTGCGCAGCCTGGCGCCCGGCACCTGGATGCGTCTGGACGGCGGCGAGGCGCTGCCGCCGCTGCTCGTGACGCGGGTGCGCCAGGCCGGCATCAACGACCGGCTGCGAGCCGATCCGCTGGCCTGGCCGCTGGAGGTGCCCTGGCTGGATGCCCCGCTGCGCGAAGCCGCCTGGGCCGGCGGCTATGCCAACGCATTCGACGCCGTTGAACGAGCACGCCCGTGGCGCCCGGCGGTGCCGCCGTCGCCCCGGGTGCCGGGCCTGCTGCAGGCCGAGGTCGTCGGCCGCGACGGCGACCCGCCGGGCGCGCTGGCGGCCGACGCCCACGGCCGGCTGCGTGTGCGGCTTGACTTCCAGGTGGCCGGCGTGTCCGCCGATGCCACCTGGACCGGCGCGGCGACCGGCTGGCTGCGTGTCGTGCAGCCCTGGGGCGGGGCCGGTGTCGCGGCGCAATGGCTGCCGCGTGTCGGCCAGCGTGTCGTCGTCGGTTTCCTGGACGGTGACGCCCGGCGGCCGGTCGTGCTGGCCGGCGTGCACGACGGCATCGGCGAAGGCGGTGTGCCGCCGACTCCGGGCGGGCGGGCCGCGGCGCCGCAGTCGAAGCCGCCCGCCGGCGAGGACCACCGGGCGGCGGGGCAGGGCAACCTGGTTGCCGGTGCGCACGCGCCGCCCTGGCACGGTGGCTCGCCGGCGCCGCTGGACGCCGGGGGGCAGGCCAACGCCGCGGCGATGACCGGCTGGTGCAGCCGCGAGCTGGGCGGCGAGGGTGGCAACCAGCTCGTCTTCGACGACAGCGATGGCGCGCTGCGCGTGCAACTCGTGAGCTCGCAGGCCGGAACGCAGCTCAACCTGGGCTCGCTCGTGCACCAGGCCGGCAATCGGCGCGGCAGCCTGCGTGGCCGCGGCTTCGAGCTGCGCACCGATGCCGCCGGCGCGCTGCGCGCCGCGCACGGGCTGCTGCTCAGCGCCTGCCTGGCGCCGCCGTCCGCGGCGGCGGCCGACAACGCCGCCGGCGGGGCGTCGGCACGAGCGCTGCTGCGCCTGGCGCAGACGTTGGCCCAGGCCGCGAGCACCCATCGCGCCGCAGCCCTCGGCGCGCAGGAACCGGCTGGCGGACGAGGTCTGCAGCCGGCCTGCGACGCCCTGCAGCCCGGGGCCGGCGGCGAACATGCCGCGGCGATCGCCGCCTACGCGCCGGGCGGCGTGACGGCCACCGCCGCGTCCCAGGTCGAGGTCGCGGCCGGCACGCTGACCCAGGCAGCGGGCCAGGACCTCGCGCTCGCCTGCGCGGCGGCCGGCGGCGTGCAGGCCCACGGCCGCATCGCCGTCGTCGCCGGTGCGACGGCGGGTGGGGCGGACGATGGGGCCTCGGGGCTGGAGGTCTCGGCGGCCGGCGGCTTCGAGCTGCGGGCCGAGGCGGGCGACGCCGCGTTGGAGTCGCGCGACGCGCTGGTGCTGCAGTCCGAGTCCGCAGGTGTCGAACTGCGCGCCGCCCGTCGTCTGGTGCTGGCGGTCGAAGGCGGCGCGGGCATCGTGCTGGAGGGCGGTGCGATGCGGCTGGAATGCCCCGGGACGCTGCGCGTCGAGGCCTCCGAACGGCGTTTCGTCGGGCCGCGTTGA